One genomic region from Streptomyces sp. NBC_01304 encodes:
- a CDS encoding CHAT domain-containing protein: MLPVDVAQGIEQSRTKPRQDGVPLGGPAGPGDAARRGDDGEGPARSTSTHVEKGRHRKPPLPPRRGSRTELPGGNPQPHMPIRSDENVQSSAPRVTQGASHQEPEAPRADDGGTPLYDAVESEWFHRRELGSGTAPPPQQQSPQAPAVPEGSATGQAAAEWRTSPNDELTRQAERVRQPSAGGVTTSGLPRRVPRANLVAGEAQGPERQGGPGVSRAPEEVRGRLANLRRGIAQGRQAGGGQAAANQQEPVAVSTGSAADERSANRGSEPPPSASSGGDPAHESRQPRAWVRESPLSSVGPPAPPTPPVASHAQSAYEGSSPLHLAVELAEQAAVDREIPLHVQITREAGRVSTLMKPFAVPKEGAQLTITVQAPGLHALGDLQQQLTVYPGDDSEVLHFALRTLIPGLHQVTVRAFREGTYLGEVRCQISVTTGGVTRDGRKHLGSLPSIAFEPGEVTLQVHRNADDSYSFQLMSETCYAPEKFRFHGGDPRKVADQIADEVRELARMAGPGGAGAAARNHRIYERLKNQGVELWRSAVPEAIQQQFWEQSDHITSFTVLGEQNVVPWELLYPLDSQRDRGFLAEQLPVVRRVFNQDRVHRIAFPGATFVVPPGSPPEAQQEIASLRTLLGPKAAQAEVITEREVLTALIRGGDVGLLHFACHNTFSRSGSRVTMGDGPFDPIDLSSAAQIGSLRAHRPLVFLNACRSAGEIEWWSEALGWPQKFLEAGAGAFIGTLWSVRSDSALLFAETFYDQFLDAGESLGRASLAARQAVQNQRGDPTWLAYAVYGSPAARASRPGHHDPA; this comes from the coding sequence ATGCTTCCCGTCGATGTCGCCCAGGGCATCGAGCAATCCCGAACCAAACCCAGGCAGGACGGTGTGCCTCTGGGCGGTCCGGCCGGCCCCGGTGACGCCGCACGTCGTGGTGACGACGGTGAAGGTCCGGCGAGGTCCACGTCCACTCATGTCGAGAAGGGGCGGCATCGCAAGCCGCCCTTGCCCCCACGTCGTGGTTCGCGGACCGAACTGCCGGGCGGCAACCCGCAGCCCCACATGCCCATTCGGAGCGACGAGAACGTACAGTCGTCGGCGCCGCGCGTCACTCAAGGCGCTTCCCACCAGGAGCCCGAGGCGCCGAGGGCCGACGACGGAGGTACGCCGCTGTACGACGCGGTGGAATCCGAATGGTTCCACAGACGCGAGCTGGGCAGTGGCACGGCCCCGCCCCCGCAGCAGCAGTCGCCCCAGGCTCCGGCCGTGCCCGAGGGTTCGGCCACCGGCCAGGCCGCGGCCGAGTGGCGCACCTCACCCAACGATGAGCTCACCCGCCAAGCGGAGCGTGTCCGCCAGCCGTCGGCGGGTGGCGTCACCACCTCCGGCCTGCCGCGCAGGGTGCCCAGAGCCAACCTCGTCGCTGGTGAGGCCCAGGGTCCCGAGCGCCAGGGCGGTCCGGGGGTGTCACGTGCGCCCGAAGAGGTACGCGGGCGGCTGGCCAATCTCCGTCGGGGTATCGCGCAGGGGCGCCAGGCCGGTGGCGGGCAGGCAGCGGCCAACCAGCAGGAACCCGTGGCCGTCAGCACCGGATCGGCTGCCGATGAGCGGTCCGCGAACAGAGGGTCAGAGCCCCCTCCATCTGCCAGTAGTGGCGGAGACCCTGCCCACGAAAGCCGACAACCGAGGGCTTGGGTGAGGGAGTCACCGCTGTCCTCCGTCGGTCCGCCTGCACCGCCGACCCCTCCCGTCGCCAGCCATGCCCAGTCTGCCTACGAAGGGAGCTCTCCTCTGCACCTTGCTGTCGAGTTGGCAGAGCAGGCGGCTGTGGACCGTGAGATCCCGCTTCACGTGCAGATCACCCGCGAGGCTGGTCGGGTCAGCACCCTCATGAAGCCGTTTGCGGTGCCCAAGGAGGGCGCGCAGCTGACGATCACCGTCCAGGCGCCAGGCCTGCACGCGCTGGGTGATCTCCAGCAGCAACTCACCGTGTACCCGGGGGACGACTCTGAGGTACTGCACTTCGCTCTGCGCACGCTGATCCCGGGTCTGCACCAGGTGACGGTGCGCGCGTTTCGCGAGGGCACGTACCTGGGCGAGGTGCGCTGCCAGATTTCAGTGACAACAGGCGGGGTAACCCGGGATGGGCGCAAGCACCTCGGATCGCTGCCGAGCATCGCCTTCGAGCCGGGTGAGGTCACTCTTCAAGTCCATCGCAACGCCGACGATTCGTACAGCTTCCAGCTGATGAGCGAGACCTGCTACGCACCCGAGAAGTTCCGCTTCCACGGCGGTGATCCGCGCAAGGTGGCCGACCAGATCGCCGATGAGGTGCGCGAGCTCGCCCGGATGGCGGGGCCCGGAGGCGCCGGCGCGGCCGCGCGCAACCATCGGATATACGAGCGCCTGAAGAACCAAGGTGTGGAGCTGTGGCGATCGGCCGTGCCGGAGGCGATACAGCAGCAGTTCTGGGAACAGAGCGACCACATCACCTCGTTCACGGTGCTCGGTGAGCAGAACGTGGTGCCGTGGGAACTGCTCTACCCGCTTGATTCGCAGCGCGACCGTGGCTTCCTCGCCGAGCAACTGCCCGTTGTTCGGCGGGTCTTCAACCAGGATCGCGTACACCGCATTGCCTTCCCTGGCGCGACCTTCGTGGTGCCCCCCGGGTCACCGCCCGAAGCGCAACAGGAGATCGCCTCCCTGCGTACGTTGCTCGGTCCCAAAGCGGCGCAGGCCGAGGTGATCACCGAACGCGAAGTGCTGACCGCTCTGATCCGTGGGGGAGACGTGGGTCTGCTGCACTTCGCCTGCCACAACACCTTCTCCCGTTCCGGATCACGGGTGACCATGGGAGACGGCCCTTTCGACCCCATCGATCTGTCGTCTGCCGCGCAGATCGGGAGCCTGCGGGCGCACCGCCCGTTGGTGTTCCTCAACGCATGCCGAAGCGCTGGGGAGATCGAATGGTGGAGCGAGGCACTCGGCTGGCCGCAGAAGTTCCTGGAGGCCGGGGCCGGGGCGTTCATCGGCACGCTGTGGTCGGTGCGTTCCGACTCGGCACTGCTGTTCGCGGAGACCTTCTACGACCAGTTCCTGGACGCAGGGGAGTCCCTGGGCCGAGCATCACTCGCTGCCCGACAGGCAGTCCAGAACCAGCGCGGCGATCCCACCTGGCTCGCGTATGCCGTCTATGGCAGCCCCGCCGCCAGGGCATCAAGACCAGGACATCACGATCCGGCATGA